One Tunturibacter gelidoferens genomic region harbors:
- a CDS encoding tetratricopeptide repeat protein yields MAQTKTATAPATKRAPRTIAGTIPQTNDNARAQVVAHYETALRLMQDGKYDKAHAAFDKMLAAGAGELSDRVRMYSTACAQQMIKGKNAFSNCEEQYDYAISLLNDGHYEDAREHFNLILKENDKADYAFYGLAVLASMTGDSHHCLEHLTEAIRQNPRNRIQARADSDFQDMADDPRFTELLYPEA; encoded by the coding sequence ATGGCTCAGACAAAGACTGCAACTGCACCTGCAACAAAACGTGCTCCACGCACGATCGCTGGAACCATTCCTCAGACAAACGACAATGCGCGCGCGCAAGTGGTGGCTCATTACGAAACTGCGCTGCGGCTGATGCAGGATGGAAAGTACGACAAGGCCCATGCTGCGTTCGACAAGATGCTGGCTGCAGGCGCAGGTGAACTGAGCGACCGGGTCCGCATGTACTCGACTGCCTGTGCGCAGCAGATGATCAAGGGAAAGAATGCCTTTTCCAACTGCGAAGAACAATACGATTACGCCATCTCTCTGCTGAACGACGGACACTACGAAGATGCCCGGGAGCACTTCAACCTGATCCTGAAGGAGAATGATAAGGCGGACTATGCCTTTTACGGTCTCGCGGTGCTGGCGAGCATGACGGGAGATTCGCATCATTGCCTGGAGCATCTGACCGAGGCGATCCGACAGAATCCACGGAACAGGATTCAGGCGCGGGCTGACTCGGACTTTCAGGATATGGCCGACGATCCTCGTTTTACGGAGCTGCTGTATCCCGAGGCGTAA
- a CDS encoding gluconeogenesis factor YvcK family protein has translation MSLRKLTESKEKDLRVVAIGGGTGLSTLLRGLKRYVVTPDRRRGIRLGESARVERAPTPPCPEAHCIIRELSAVVTVTDDGGSSGRLREDFKMLPPGDIRNCMVALSEDEHLLSKLFQYRFEHGELEGHSFGNLFVAALSHITGDFAQAVQMSSQILAARGKIFPATNTNVTLAADMDDGSLVRGETNITASKRSIVELRLEPETADPLPQTLEAIANADLITLGPGSLYTSLITNMLVRGIPEALAASRATKVFVCNLMTQANESLGLTASQHIEKIMQHAGGVKVPIFDYALINTGDISAARLEQYAREGQQPIVADLERVRALGVEPVMGNFVHEGDVLRHDYDLLAERLLELGMERPVAVSGVG, from the coding sequence ATGTCGTTGCGGAAGCTGACCGAATCGAAAGAAAAAGACCTTCGGGTGGTTGCCATTGGCGGCGGCACGGGGTTGTCGACGCTGCTGCGGGGGCTGAAGCGGTACGTGGTGACTCCGGACCGGAGAAGAGGGATTCGGCTGGGAGAGTCTGCGCGGGTCGAGCGGGCTCCTACGCCACCCTGCCCTGAGGCGCACTGCATCATTCGGGAGCTCTCGGCGGTGGTTACGGTGACCGACGATGGCGGCTCGTCCGGGCGTCTGCGCGAGGACTTCAAGATGCTTCCGCCGGGGGACATCCGGAACTGCATGGTCGCGCTCTCGGAGGATGAGCACCTGCTGTCGAAGCTGTTTCAGTATCGTTTCGAGCATGGCGAGCTGGAGGGGCATAGCTTCGGCAACCTCTTTGTGGCCGCGCTCTCGCACATCACGGGAGACTTTGCCCAGGCGGTGCAGATGTCCTCGCAGATTCTCGCCGCGCGGGGGAAGATCTTCCCTGCTACGAATACGAACGTGACATTGGCGGCGGATATGGACGATGGCTCGCTGGTGCGGGGGGAGACCAATATTACGGCCAGTAAGCGCAGCATCGTGGAGCTGCGGCTGGAGCCGGAGACTGCCGATCCTCTGCCGCAGACGCTGGAGGCTATAGCAAATGCTGACCTGATCACTCTGGGGCCGGGATCGCTTTACACTTCGCTGATCACAAACATGCTGGTTCGCGGCATCCCGGAGGCGCTGGCGGCGTCGCGGGCTACCAAGGTGTTTGTGTGCAACCTGATGACGCAGGCCAACGAGTCGCTGGGGCTGACAGCCTCTCAGCATATCGAGAAGATCATGCAGCATGCGGGTGGGGTCAAGGTTCCAATCTTCGACTATGCGCTGATCAATACGGGGGATATCTCGGCGGCGCGGCTGGAGCAGTATGCGCGTGAGGGGCAGCAGCCGATCGTGGCGGACCTGGAGCGCGTTCGGGCGCTGGGGGTGGAGCCGGTGATGGGCAACTTTGTCCATGAGGGCGATGTGTTGCGGCATGACTATGACCTTTTGGCGGAGCGGCTGCTGGAGCTGGGGATGGAGCGTCCGGTGGCGGTTTCGGGTGTGGGGTAG
- the rlmN gene encoding 23S rRNA (adenine(2503)-C(2))-methyltransferase RlmN, with amino-acid sequence MNDIEHFNNPKVEEKPLFGASLQELTGLMEKFAQPAYRARQLYDALYIQRIPSLDQITTLPATLRTALGSSGYTVGLPELVQTALSIDGTERYLVRMADGETVETVWMPGGDGGERGDGTQAAEEEEHPAHDDDDYKRATICISSQVGCAVNCQFCLTAKLGIRRNLTPGEIAGQVAAVLNRHSVEVGRDRINLVFMGMGEPFLNYTGFMDAVRLLTGPMSIPESRMTVSTSGILPGIEQFASENIRPKLAVSLNASNDVVRESIMPITRKWNIAALLEAISAVPLRPRERVTFEYVLLGGINDQREHADELIALLKNLRAKINLIVWNSGPDMPFHEPTPQDVGIFQKRLREAGIPAFIRKPRGRDIYAACGQLKRTLEQPPPALVEIATL; translated from the coding sequence ATGAATGATATAGAGCATTTTAATAATCCAAAAGTTGAAGAAAAACCGCTCTTCGGCGCCTCGCTTCAGGAGCTGACCGGTCTGATGGAGAAATTCGCCCAGCCAGCTTACCGAGCCCGCCAGCTTTACGACGCCCTGTACATCCAGCGCATCCCCTCACTCGACCAGATCACCACTCTTCCGGCCACCCTCCGCACCGCCCTCGGCTCCTCTGGCTATACCGTAGGCCTGCCCGAGCTCGTCCAGACCGCCCTCTCCATCGACGGCACCGAGCGCTACCTCGTACGCATGGCCGACGGCGAAACCGTCGAAACCGTCTGGATGCCAGGAGGCGACGGAGGCGAGCGCGGCGACGGAACCCAGGCAGCCGAGGAAGAGGAGCACCCAGCCCACGATGACGACGATTACAAGCGCGCCACCATCTGCATCTCCAGCCAGGTAGGCTGCGCCGTCAACTGCCAGTTCTGCCTCACCGCCAAGCTCGGCATCCGCCGCAACCTCACCCCTGGAGAGATAGCCGGACAGGTAGCCGCCGTCCTCAACCGCCACAGCGTCGAAGTCGGCCGCGACCGCATCAACCTGGTCTTCATGGGCATGGGCGAGCCATTCCTGAACTACACTGGCTTCATGGACGCCGTCCGCCTCCTCACCGGCCCCATGAGCATCCCCGAGTCCCGCATGACCGTCAGCACCTCCGGCATCCTCCCCGGCATAGAACAGTTCGCCAGCGAGAACATCCGTCCCAAGCTCGCCGTCAGCCTCAACGCCTCCAACGACGTCGTCCGCGAGTCCATCATGCCCATCACCCGCAAATGGAACATCGCCGCGCTCCTCGAAGCCATCTCCGCCGTCCCCCTGCGCCCACGCGAGCGTGTCACCTTCGAGTACGTCCTCCTCGGGGGCATCAACGACCAGCGCGAACACGCCGACGAGCTGATCGCCCTGTTGAAGAATCTCCGCGCCAAGATCAACCTGATCGTCTGGAACTCCGGCCCCGACATGCCCTTCCACGAACCCACCCCGCAAGACGTAGGCATCTTCCAGAAGCGGCTCCGCGAAGCAGGCATCCCAGCCTTCATCCGCAAGCCCCGCGGCCGCGACATCTACGCCGCCTGCGGCCAGCTCAAACGCACCCTCGAGCAGCCACCTCCCGCCCTCGTCGAGATCGCCACCCTCTAA
- a CDS encoding M16 family metallopeptidase — MSLTLVDEAAITKNASRNIRKTVLSNGLLVLTESMPHVRSVSMGAWVGSGSRDETAGVNGVSHFVEHMVFKGTTSRSAQQIAREVDTIGGNLDAFTGKETVCFNIKVLDENVPPALDVLSDLVLHPTFAPEDVEREKGVILEEIKMDEDNPDYLVHEVWTQNFWKGDALGRPILGTAKTVSSFDQRTLLNFYAGQFTPRNMVFSAAGNLEHDAFVAQVEREFGSLAASGDSVPVKVDAPRATPHITLKRKKSLEQVQLCLGMPAPPVNDSRRYVVYLMNTMLGGGMSSRLFQTIREDRGLAYSIYSEMNPFRDTGSLCVYAGTSVDKTLEVLQLTLRELRRLKEETVSEVELKRAKDQLKSNMVIGLESSGSRMANLARQQMYFGRFTGVDEIMHEIEAVSTTDVQELAQELFKPETMALTLLGNLGTMKIEREDLAC; from the coding sequence ATGTCTTTAACGTTAGTAGATGAAGCCGCAATTACGAAGAACGCCTCTCGCAATATCAGAAAAACTGTGTTGTCGAATGGTTTGTTGGTGCTGACCGAGAGCATGCCGCATGTGCGGAGCGTCTCGATGGGGGCCTGGGTGGGCTCTGGTTCGCGGGACGAGACGGCTGGGGTGAACGGGGTCTCGCACTTCGTCGAGCATATGGTTTTCAAGGGCACGACCTCGCGGTCGGCGCAGCAGATTGCCCGGGAGGTAGACACGATCGGAGGCAATCTCGACGCGTTCACCGGGAAGGAGACGGTCTGCTTCAACATCAAGGTGCTGGATGAGAATGTGCCGCCGGCGCTGGATGTGTTGTCGGACCTGGTGCTGCACCCGACCTTTGCTCCCGAGGATGTGGAGCGCGAGAAGGGCGTGATTCTGGAAGAGATCAAGATGGACGAGGATAACCCCGACTATCTGGTGCATGAGGTGTGGACGCAGAACTTCTGGAAGGGCGATGCGCTGGGAAGGCCGATTCTGGGGACCGCGAAGACGGTTTCGAGCTTTGATCAGCGGACGCTGCTGAACTTTTATGCGGGGCAGTTTACTCCGCGCAATATGGTCTTTTCGGCGGCGGGAAATCTGGAGCATGATGCCTTTGTGGCGCAGGTGGAGAGGGAGTTCGGCTCGCTGGCCGCCAGCGGAGATAGTGTTCCGGTGAAGGTCGACGCTCCGAGGGCGACGCCGCACATTACGCTGAAGAGGAAAAAATCGCTGGAGCAGGTGCAGTTGTGTTTGGGGATGCCGGCGCCTCCGGTGAATGATTCGCGGCGCTATGTGGTGTACCTGATGAATACGATGCTGGGCGGTGGGATGAGCTCCAGGCTTTTCCAGACGATTCGCGAGGACCGGGGGCTGGCTTACTCGATCTACTCGGAGATGAATCCGTTCCGGGATACCGGCTCGCTGTGCGTGTATGCGGGGACCTCGGTGGACAAGACGCTGGAGGTGTTGCAGCTTACCCTGCGGGAGTTGCGACGTCTGAAGGAAGAGACGGTCAGCGAGGTGGAGTTGAAGCGGGCCAAGGACCAGCTGAAGAGCAATATGGTGATTGGGCTGGAGAGCTCGGGCAGCAGGATGGCTAACCTGGCGCGACAGCAGATGTACTTTGGCAGATTTACGGGCGTGGATGAGATTATGCACGAGATTGAAGCGGTATCCACGACGGACGTGCAGGAGCTGGCGCAGGAGTTGTTCAAGCCGGAGACGATGGCGTTGACGCTGCTTGGAAATCTTGGCACGATGAAGATCGAGCGGGAAGATTTGGCCTGCTAG
- a CDS encoding prepilin-type N-terminal cleavage/methylation domain-containing protein: protein MKTMNARDRLRAGLQIRPNEDGFTLIELLIVMSVMLILMTLAVPQLLKLRKQAQETSAVQSLRTIGQAELQYNSAYPANGFSCSLATLGGDPKSGAPTSQSAQLITPDLASGQKAGYTFAITNCTKVTVNNQDMYTSFEITAVPNSIGKTGDRGFCTDENNTIRYDPAGGTNCTQPIQ, encoded by the coding sequence ATGAAGACGATGAACGCACGGGACCGATTGCGCGCAGGGCTACAGATACGACCGAATGAAGATGGATTTACGCTGATCGAACTGCTGATCGTGATGTCGGTGATGCTGATTCTGATGACGCTTGCAGTGCCTCAGCTGTTGAAGCTGAGGAAGCAGGCGCAGGAGACGTCGGCGGTTCAGTCGCTGCGGACGATTGGGCAGGCGGAGCTGCAGTACAACTCGGCTTATCCGGCGAATGGTTTCTCGTGCTCGCTGGCTACGCTGGGTGGGGATCCGAAGTCGGGCGCGCCTACGTCGCAGTCGGCGCAGCTGATTACGCCTGATCTGGCGAGCGGACAGAAGGCCGGGTATACGTTTGCGATCACCAACTGCACCAAGGTGACGGTGAACAACCAGGATATGTATACCTCGTTTGAGATTACGGCGGTTCCGAACTCGATTGGAAAGACCGGTGATCGCGGCTTCTGCACGGACGAAAACAACACCATTCGCTACGACCCGGCGGGCGGAACCAACTGCACACAGCCCATCCAGTAA
- the lolA gene encoding outer membrane lipoprotein chaperone LolA has product MLAKAVLIASFCCAPLLVAQENDALVRKVDDHYNHLSSLRAHYTESYAGMGMNRTEEGTLLLKKPGRMRWSYAAPVGKVFVLDGKFAWFYTPGDAQATRVPAKQLDDLRSPLRFLLGHTQLKKELDNLTVVVDGTGFVISGVPKGMAQRVKLLSLWVTAAGAIERMKLEEVDGAVTEFAFTGMQENVPLKDGDFGFVPPDGVSVVEGLPPI; this is encoded by the coding sequence ATGCTGGCGAAGGCTGTACTGATCGCGTCGTTTTGCTGCGCTCCGCTGCTGGTGGCGCAGGAGAACGACGCGTTGGTGCGTAAGGTGGATGATCACTACAACCATCTCAGTTCCCTGCGGGCTCATTACACCGAGAGCTACGCGGGGATGGGGATGAATCGCACAGAAGAGGGCACGTTGCTGCTGAAGAAGCCGGGGCGGATGCGGTGGAGCTATGCTGCGCCGGTGGGCAAGGTGTTTGTGCTGGATGGGAAGTTTGCTTGGTTCTACACGCCGGGCGATGCGCAGGCTACGCGGGTGCCCGCGAAACAGTTGGATGATCTGCGGTCGCCGCTGCGGTTTCTGCTGGGGCATACGCAGCTGAAAAAGGAGCTGGATAACCTGACTGTGGTGGTGGATGGGACGGGGTTTGTGATCTCGGGTGTGCCGAAGGGGATGGCGCAGAGGGTGAAGCTGCTGTCTCTTTGGGTGACTGCAGCGGGGGCGATAGAGCGCATGAAGCTGGAAGAGGTGGATGGGGCGGTGACGGAGTTTGCGTTTACAGGAATGCAGGAGAATGTGCCCCTGAAAGATGGGGATTTTGGGTTTGTCCCGCCGGATGGGGTGAGTGTGGTGGAGGGGCTGCCGCCGATTTAG
- a CDS encoding HAD family hydrolase, translating to MSRLSTSEFHSAVASLSPSVAVFDCDGTLWSGDAGSSFMKWTIETGLVSREMTDWIDSRYRGYLKGEVSEVAICGEMVQMYQRLREDEMRRAAKNFFASHIEANIFSEMKELVAELRAKGVEIWAVSSTNNWVIEEGVKRFGIPAERVLAARVQVKDGVVTDVIRDVPTDEGKVASLARAGVSAPDAVFGNSIHDAAMLAIAKRAFPVNPSAALVERSAQEGWPVYYPATVRPA from the coding sequence GTGAGTCGCCTGAGTACCTCGGAGTTTCATTCGGCTGTTGCTTCGCTCTCCCCTTCGGTTGCGGTCTTTGACTGCGATGGGACCCTGTGGTCGGGGGATGCCGGATCTTCGTTTATGAAGTGGACGATCGAGACGGGACTGGTCTCGCGTGAGATGACGGACTGGATCGACTCGCGATATCGGGGATATCTGAAGGGCGAGGTGTCTGAGGTGGCGATCTGCGGGGAGATGGTGCAGATGTACCAGCGCCTGCGCGAAGACGAGATGCGCCGGGCGGCGAAGAACTTCTTCGCCAGCCACATTGAGGCGAATATTTTCTCAGAGATGAAGGAGTTGGTGGCTGAACTTCGTGCAAAGGGTGTCGAGATCTGGGCGGTGAGTTCGACGAATAACTGGGTCATCGAAGAGGGAGTCAAGCGGTTTGGGATTCCGGCTGAACGCGTTCTGGCAGCGCGTGTGCAGGTGAAGGACGGCGTGGTGACGGATGTGATTCGGGACGTCCCGACTGATGAGGGCAAGGTTGCGTCGCTCGCGCGGGCCGGGGTGAGCGCGCCGGACGCTGTGTTTGGAAACTCTATCCATGACGCCGCGATGCTGGCGATTGCGAAGCGGGCGTTTCCGGTGAATCCGAGTGCGGCTTTGGTGGAACGGAGTGCGCAGGAAGGCTGGCCGGTTTACTATCCGGCAACTGTTCGACCGGCCTAA
- a CDS encoding (deoxy)nucleoside triphosphate pyrophosphohydrolase: MREPIRKLEEHVEAAVQKPLRLVVAALILRGDADGGGRGVEVLICQRKPDQPMSLKWEFPGGKIEAGETSEGALARELNEELGITAIIGRRVARVRHKYRNGGAIDLQFFVVREFDGALENRIFNDMRWTPLTDLPGYDFLAADLGLIRDLSEGKLL; this comes from the coding sequence GTGAGAGAGCCGATTCGCAAACTCGAGGAGCACGTTGAGGCCGCGGTGCAGAAACCACTCCGATTGGTGGTAGCGGCGTTGATTTTACGTGGGGATGCGGACGGAGGCGGACGTGGGGTCGAGGTTCTGATCTGTCAACGCAAGCCAGACCAGCCGATGAGTCTGAAGTGGGAGTTTCCCGGGGGGAAGATCGAGGCCGGTGAGACGTCGGAGGGTGCTCTGGCTCGGGAGCTGAATGAGGAGTTGGGAATTACGGCTATCATTGGCCGGCGGGTGGCGCGGGTGAGGCACAAGTACCGCAATGGCGGAGCGATCGATCTTCAGTTCTTTGTGGTGCGGGAGTTCGATGGCGCGCTGGAGAACCGGATCTTCAACGATATGCGATGGACGCCTTTGACGGATCTGCCAGGGTACGATTTTCTGGCTGCTGATCTGGGGTTGATTCGGGATCTGTCTGAGGGGAAGTTGCTGTAA
- a CDS encoding Nramp family divalent metal transporter → MSPWRTWRTRLILIFAVLGPGFITANVDNDAGGILTYSAAGAQFGYTLLWTMIPITLALIVVQEMCARMGVVTGKGLSDLIREEFGLRITFVIMILLIVVNFTNVITEFSGIAGSMQLFHISKYASVPVCAFIVWILVVKGDYKSVEKIFLIASVFYIAYIITGVLSGPDWHLALVETVKLPPRNVWSDKDYVYTTVAVIGTTITPWMQFYLQSSIVEKGVSVRKYKASRLDVIVGSIFTDIVAWFIVVACAATLYTHGIRHIADPSDAAGAMKPLAGQYAFILFAAGLFNASLFAASILPLSTAYTVCEGLGFESGLDKSFSEAKFFYWLYSVLLFAGAAIVLIPNFPLVKFSILSQVLNGVLLPLVLVFMLNLINKHDLMGKYTNKRWFNVIAWTTVIIVTSLSLILVWNTVHG, encoded by the coding sequence ATGAGCCCCTGGCGCACCTGGAGAACCCGACTCATTCTCATCTTTGCCGTGCTCGGCCCCGGCTTCATCACGGCCAACGTGGACAACGACGCCGGCGGCATCCTCACCTACTCCGCAGCAGGCGCGCAGTTCGGCTACACGCTCCTCTGGACGATGATCCCCATCACCCTCGCCCTCATCGTCGTGCAGGAGATGTGCGCCCGCATGGGCGTCGTCACCGGCAAAGGCCTCAGCGACCTCATCCGCGAAGAGTTCGGCCTCCGCATCACCTTCGTCATCATGATCCTGCTCATCGTGGTGAACTTCACCAACGTCATCACCGAGTTCTCCGGCATCGCCGGCAGCATGCAGCTCTTCCACATCTCCAAGTACGCGAGCGTCCCCGTCTGCGCCTTCATCGTCTGGATACTAGTCGTCAAAGGCGACTACAAGAGCGTCGAAAAGATCTTCCTCATCGCCAGCGTCTTCTACATCGCCTACATCATCACCGGAGTACTCAGCGGTCCGGACTGGCACCTTGCCCTCGTCGAAACCGTCAAGCTGCCCCCCCGCAACGTCTGGTCAGACAAAGACTACGTCTACACCACCGTCGCCGTCATCGGCACCACCATCACCCCCTGGATGCAGTTCTACCTGCAGTCCTCCATCGTCGAAAAAGGGGTAAGCGTCCGCAAGTACAAAGCGTCACGGCTGGACGTCATCGTAGGCTCCATCTTCACCGACATCGTCGCCTGGTTCATCGTCGTCGCCTGCGCCGCAACCCTCTACACTCACGGCATCCGCCACATCGCCGACCCCTCAGACGCCGCCGGAGCCATGAAGCCTCTAGCAGGTCAGTACGCGTTCATTCTCTTCGCGGCCGGCCTCTTCAACGCGTCCCTCTTCGCCGCCTCCATCCTGCCCCTCTCGACCGCCTACACCGTCTGCGAAGGCCTCGGCTTCGAGAGCGGTCTGGACAAGAGCTTCAGCGAAGCGAAGTTCTTCTACTGGCTCTACAGCGTGCTGCTCTTTGCCGGCGCTGCCATCGTCCTGATCCCGAACTTTCCACTGGTCAAATTCAGCATCCTCTCTCAGGTGCTCAACGGCGTTCTCCTACCCCTGGTTCTCGTCTTCATGCTGAATCTGATCAACAAGCACGACCTCATGGGCAAATACACCAACAAGCGATGGTTCAACGTCATCGCTTGGACGACGGTCATCATCGTCACATCGCTCTCGCTCATCCTGGTCTGGAATACCGTCCACGGCTGA